Genomic segment of Dermacentor albipictus isolate Rhodes 1998 colony chromosome 5, USDA_Dalb.pri_finalv2, whole genome shotgun sequence:
GGGACCAGGTAGCAGCTGCCACAGCTCCCCATGCAGAAGCCAGGCATGCCACCTCACAGCAGTCGCGCAATACCACTTTCACAACCAAGATCACAGACTATGGTAGGCTTGCATGCACCTGCTTCCCTTAGGAACCACGAGACAAGCTCATTTCTCTCATCCTTTCTCTCGTTGCTTGGTACTTGCAGGTATATTGGTTACTCTAATTTAGCTCTCCGGATGGACCGAAATGAACACAGGATGAAATGCACAACCTATAAATTGAATTTCAGATGGAACGATATGAAACATTTTCTTTACAGATTAGGTTTGTTGCTTATTTATGTGCCCACATTGCTCTGGTGTTTAAATGGACAAAGAAGAGCTCTTTCCCTCCTCGTTTACTCTGTGCGGCGCCATTACTCCAGGAATGATTCAATCCCTTATCTTTAGTCTCCGAAAGCGAAAGATGCCATTTGGCAGTTGTGAGCTGGCCAATTCAAAAGTTCATCAGTGGGAAACACCACTCACAGAGTTCCAAATGTACTTGTCTCACTGAACTAGCAGAAGCCGAGTATTATAATAtattgcacagaaaactgcacagTTCTTCAGCTTGACAGTGCAACATATTTTGGGATGAGATGTCTAAATGTTCTCATTGTTTCTTCATGCTGTATTATATCTTGTGCAGGAGTTGCCACGTCAGTGACATGTATGCATGCTTGCACCTACCTTGCATGTATAATACTGGTGTCGCGCACTGCATTTCTATTGTGATTGAGCGAGGTGGGATTGAATTTCTAGTTTGTGATTAGCTCCTTTGCACACGCTGCGGAAGGAAGCCAATAGCAGACGAGAAATTTTATACCAATTGGGGTTGATCGTCATCAAAAGTGCTCATGGGATACTGGTATTAGTTGATCTGTTATCAACATATAAAGGCTATGTTAATAACATGGCCTTTAACATAATTTGGCAGTAAGCCGTTTTTAGTGAGATTACATCTTCATTCTATTGCACATGTCTGAGAATTATTGCTGCTTATATCCCTGACATGTGAGTGCCTTTCCCTAACATGGAAGCATTGCAAACCTGTTCACCATGCAACCAAGTTGCAAAGCCTCAAGATGTCGCACTCGTACACCAGTAACTTCCATGTCACTAATTGCATTGCAGCTTGGGACCAGTCGGACAAGTTTGTCAAGCTGTATATAACGCTGCCCGGAGTGCATGAACTGCCCCCAGAGAACATCAAATCTGTATTTGGCACACGGTGAGTAGACTTACATCAGCGGCACTTGAGCTGTAGTGTTTCATTGGGCATTTGGATGCATAGAAGCATGTGTTGTGACATTGTTGAAGCGCCATAGGTATGGCTGGAGAATAACTTCTTTTTGAATAAACACTGCCTTATGAAGAACTTAAAGGAAAGTCCAACGTGCATTGGTTGACCTCATTGTACAGTGCGTAAATAGTTCCCTTGGCCCCTTACTCTATACTCTCTCCCTGTCCCTTACCCCTCACCCACACTGCTGATCGCCATTCAGGTGTCAGAAGATGTAGCTGGACATCTACAGTGTCGTCAGTAGtaatttccttccttttcttcatGACAACTTTACCGCCAATTACTAAGTGATTGAGTGGCATTCTTTGAAGCCCGGCTTGAAGCCTTTGCACTTATGAAAGATGGTTATAAGAGAACTTAAAAGAGGTGTCTGAATGGCACATAGGAAAGCTCTAGGTTCCCATGGTTAGTGGCATAGTTGACTGGAaaattaagcacaagtaacttgGACAAGGACACATGGAACAgacgaggacaagcgcttgtccttctGTAGTGGCACAGATGTGGCGGAAGCAGATGATAATTAAGTATAAACCCCACGCAACGATCTTGGCGAAAAGtgatgcgatggagatggctgtcatGTTCGCTTGCCACCTGCAAGTCGAACATCATGTGAGCGACGAAACTGAGCGATGTCTTCCCTGTGTTgctggtatgagggcagcaaataagTGCTGAAACTGGCATGATGCATGCTTTTACTGTAaagagcagcataaaatatttctgaaggtcttgcagtaggtttttTGTCGTTGCACGTATTGAAATTTAttcgtttgcttgttccgtgTGACAATCAGTAGTACTTGACTAATGTACATTGACTTCCGGCTTTGTGCTATTGGCTAGTCATTCATAGCACTTCTGGGTGACGAGCTCTAGATTTCCAGAGCCGAGCAGCAAGAATGAGTGATCTGTTCGCGCGATGGCCTGTTTCGTTGCTCGAAGCCGTTGCTCGTCGATGTTGTGCACAACATTGCCCTCATAGGGTTTGGGATTGAGATGGGACCAGACCTAAGGAGCATCTGCAATAGTAATGGCACTTTCACAATTGTATGCTCATATTGAGGGAAAAAATGAGCCAGGTCTGTCATTCAAAATGTGCTGCAGCTAAAACAGGCCATCATCCAGTGAGTGACAAACTTGCTTTGTTTCATGCAAAGTGGTTGTTAACTTTTGATATACGTACCATGATACTGTTACATTGTACATGTGACTGTACTGCACGGGAATAATCATACCAATCTCTTCTCCACAGGCGGTTAGAACTCGAGGTCAGTTCACTGGCTGGTCGGAATCATCAGCTGCTCATCACCAGCCTCATGAAGGACATTGTTCCCGACTCCAGCTATCACAAGGTGACTGTTGGCTGCCACAGTGGTGATAATACTCTAAAGCCAGAGGCTTACAAAATGGAGGAAGAAACAGATATGGCATAGTTCACATGGTCATTTAAATTTAAATACAGCTGTATGCGCTGGTCAGTCGCACCTTTCATTTTGCACTAAGAACTTTCAGATTTTCTGCTTTAAGATCTGTGCCATGCACAATTTGCCTAAAAAGCTTAGGCGAGAATACCTGGCAGTGTGCAAATTGTGAGTGATGTGTTATGTCATCAGTTCGTTTTGCATATATAAATGCATAGGGTAAATGTAGATACACACTAGCTTTTGCCACTGTTCATTTGGTGTTGTGTGTTGTCTCATGTGCCTGATGTGTCTGTTGGGCCTGTGCCATAACAAACTAGTTCATGCAAAGCGCCATGTCGTTCATCTCGCCTCCTGGGCAGCAGCTGTGGCATTGCCCAGTAGCTTCCTGGACAAGATTACACTGTGGGAAGTGTGCCTTGCCTTGTTTGGTATTGTGTAGTGCTTTCACAGTGCATGATCAGGGGATGCTGCAACTGATTACTGTCTCATGTGAAGTTGTAACAGTAAGTTAGATCACGCTCATGAAGTTATTGCTTCCTTCTGCAGGTAAAGACCGACATGGTGGCAGTGTTCCTACGAAAGACATCCGCAGACAAGTGGTCGGACATCAATGAACTCGAGAAAAAGGCGAAGGAAGCAAAGTAAGTAACAGGAGTTGGTTGCATTGCATTGCGTTTCAAAAGGCGGCGAGAAGCCCTCTTCCCAATTTTGTAGCATGCCAGTTGTCATTTGGAAGACTGTGATATTGAAATTTAGCTTGGCGATGCCATTACGGCAACTAGTGATTGGCTGCAGCACTTTCATTGTACCCATATACTAAAGTTGCtggctgatttttttttaatatggaaGTGTCTGAAAATCTTTTGGTTCAGCCGTTCAATTAAAACAAGATATATGTATGAACGAGTAGAATGTATTGCTATTCAGCGTTGTGCTTCAGTGAATTAATATCTGCTTGAAATTTTGAAACTGTAGAGGCCCCGAGGCATTTTGTGTTTCGTGTCATGATGCCATAAAGTGCATGCTACCTTTGTTGCTAGATGCTGAGAATTGAGGATACGCTGTGTGAATTCAGTTCGTAGCTCTTCGCTCTTATGCAAAGTTGCATCACTTCATCTAGTAAATGGGCAATCTTAATAGGTACTTGTTAAGAGTTTTAGTATGCCCGTCATCATCTGACCATTTGCGGCTTACTGGGTTGCCAGAGGCGCAAACGGCTGAGTTGGTGGCGCATTGTTCAACCAGTCATACTTAGAGCTATTATTGCACTAACCAACTGTATTACaccttgctgctggtgtaaattttcagcagCCGTGTAATCGTGAGCAAGTTGCctttttatgcgttttttttttacaagaacaCTCGTGGAACACAAAATTGTGTCTCTAAGGCATTGTGATTAGACGAAGCATCACAAGACGTTGCTACCAGGATCCAGTAACCCAATCCTAAATTACGCAAACGCCATTGTGCTAAATCTCTCTACTGTGATGTTACCAATTGCCTATGAACTGAAATGCCCATTCATGTCTTGTCATTCTAGCCCATGCATTGTGATCTCATGCCCGATTGCCAGTGAGCCTTACTATGGTAGTGCAAACATAGTATAGTTACAAGTTTCTCGCAATAACTGCTTGATGGGCGGAggtgaataaaaaaaatcaaacacaGTGACATTGACAAGGTCTACCCAGTGCTGTTTTATTGCAAGCCAAAGACCAAAATTTACAGTTTGAGGTTAAATTAAGATCTCTCCACCGCTCCTGAATGGCACTTGGAAAGCTGAGAAATCGCCTTggcaatggcaatgaaagtgtgAATACAGTCGTCGACCGTTTATTTGGACCTCAcagggactgcgaaaatgtccgaataaacaggtgtccgaaaaagcagattaagaaaaaaaaaaatgaaatcctttatttccgcgcacttattcgggctcggcagtagtaggcttggaagaaatcatgaatgcgccgttgcacgctgttccgtttacgcgcaatcagataagcgtgaatctcggagagggtcgtacggtcactattggcggctgaaagcacagtcactgcttgtacacgctccgcatgcgacggcagcgtagcacatggtgcgtcatctcccgactcagagtcatcgcctggcggtgcagcagaaacctgacgaatgatcttgccgtcgtcgagttctgcgcatgtcagtacagcagtgttggcacctatgaaactgtcaaatgagacggtgtccggaatcgcaatgcaaccactgcacaggtctcggcagaacattttacgcgtcagtagggagcacatcggaaggcgacaaatcttaggcctcccggcacccgcttgccggcattccccagcgcagtctgcgcgggcactgtcggcgccattagacccttgatgcgatgtttacgtatgccgcgttggatcaccgaaacctcgacacagcacacaaagcaaacaccactgtgccgacaccagtcgcacaaacgaaaaatgcggcctgctcgcagcgtcttgcgcgaaaaaacaaatcagctgctggattgtcttgacattgcttactaagctgaaaccggaactgctgcagagccgctctatctaaccaggcagaaacgatgatgatgagcggggatttccagtagcgccacttcgtggggcagcaaggaagctccgttaaaaacaaaaatggcgttcagcaagtcgaatcatgcaccggtcagagtcggtgcatggtgctctcgatcgagttggctaaaggagtgtccgaaaaatcagacgagaggttgcaaggtgtccgaacttttggcagttgttatacattatggtctatggggagaatggcggtgccgcgaagctgaccgaataatcaggcaggtccgaatttttggagtccggaaaatcggtcggcgactgtattggcGAAAACCCAGATTGCAGCAAATTTGTTCATTGCCACCACGTTATTGACGTTGCCCATGCAAGGCATGTTTGAAAAATGGAGCGAGACGCAGTGCCTGGAATGTCAGTAGCCATTATATATTGGTTCGATAGATGTCCACGTAGTCTAGCAGGTCATTAAAAAAATCAGTCAGTGACTGTGCCACCGGTTGTAAGAGCCCACTAAAGCAATCTGACTTTTTACATGAAACTGTGAGACACCAAATCCACATGCAGCGCTTGTGCAATGTAGAATTGAGTACTGCGTCTTCCTTTTTGAAAGTACACGCAGGATCAATTCAGGGAACTTTACAGCATGGACACAGTCATCTGCACCATTAGTAAGCATTGAAATGGCATGTTTGCACACCCTGAATATATTAATGCATTGAAG
This window contains:
- the LOC135910783 gene encoding calcyclin-binding protein; translated protein: MPKLEELEQDLVELRALEASAQRSRVQQILSIEIRKLETELIRERDQVAAATAPHAEARHATSQQSRNTTFTTKITDYAWDQSDKFVKLYITLPGVHELPPENIKSVFGTRRLELEVSSLAGRNHQLLITSLMKDIVPDSSYHKVKTDMVAVFLRKTSADKWSDINELEKKAKEAKVPKPDVVDGSDPGSSLMNMMKQLYDEGDDEMKRTIAKAWTEAREKQQETGEGL